In Platichthys flesus chromosome 20, fPlaFle2.1, whole genome shotgun sequence, a single genomic region encodes these proteins:
- the dnajb12b gene encoding dnaJ homolog subfamily B member 12b, with protein sequence MEVNRDEAERCIDIATEALTDEQPEKAQRFLEKAQRLFPTEKARVLLDLIAKNGFTPRAGGHSDFSGRSGPRQRQTTGEDARPEPKPSDASKPYTADQLEAVRRIKQCKDFYETLGVQKDAPEDELKRSYRKLALKFHPDKNHAPGATEAFKAIGNAYAVLSNAGKRQQYDQCEEERQHPSTHEPSQGNFEPDISPEDLFNMFFGGGYPSSTANVYANGRMRPPRRERRERPREGGLALFVQVMPILILVIVSALSQIMVNTPPYSLSFRPSAGYTQKRLTEHLKVPYYVGDQFSKEFTGMNRRNLERSVEDDYISNLRNNCWKEKQQKEGMLYRARYFGDSDLYQRAQRARTPSCVKLSEITASQHGFPNQY encoded by the exons atGGAGGTGAACAGGGACGAGGCGGAGCGCTGCATCGACATCGCCACTGAGGCGCTGACCGACGAGCAGCCGGAGAAGGCGCAGCGGTTCCTGGAGAAGGCGCAGAGGCTGTTCCCGACCGAGAAGGCCAGGG TGCTGCTGGACCTGATAGCGAAGAATGGATTCACACCCAGAGCAGGCGGCCACTCGGACTTCAGTGGGCGCTCGGGGCCTCGACAGCGGCAGACCACCGGTGAAGATGCGAGACCTGAACCAAAACCCTCAGACGCCTCCAAACCCTACACGGCGGACCAGCTGGAGGCCGTGAGGAG GATAAAACAATGCAAAGACTTCTATGAAACCCTCGGGGTCCAGAAAGACGCGCCTGAGGACGAACTGAAGCGATCGTACAGAAAACTCGCTTTGAAATTCCATCCAGACAAGAACCACGCTCCAGGGGCCACGGAGGCTTTTAAAG CTATCGGGAACGCGTACGCCGTCCTGAGTAACGCTGGCAAACGGCAGCAGTACgatcagtgtgaggaggagaggcaaCATCCGTCCACACACGAACCCAGTCAGGGAAACTTCGAGCCAGACATCTCACCTGAAGACCTCTTCAACATGTTCTTCGGAGGAGGATACCCGTCAA GTACTGCTAACGTGTACGCTAACGGGCGGATGCGTCCTCCAAGGAGAGAGCGACGAGAGCGACCGCGAGAG gGGGGACTCGCTCTCTTCGTGCAGGTCATGCCCATCCTCATCCTGGTTATTGTGTCGGCACTCAGTCAGATCATGGTCAACACCCCCCCCTACAGCCTCAGCTTCAGGCC GTCAGCAGGCTACACTCAGAAGAGGCTAACCGAGCACCTGAAGGTGCCATATTACGTGGGGGATCAGTTCTCCAAAGAGTTTACGGGGATGAATCGGAGGAATTTAGAGCGTTCGGTGGAGGACGATTATATTTCCAACCTTCGCAACAATTGTTGGaaggagaaacaacaaa AGGAAGGCATGTTGTACAGAGCTCGCTACTTTGGAGACTCGGATCTGTACCAAAGGGCGCAGAGGGCTCGCACTCCGAGCTGCGTCAAGCTGTCCGAGATCACGGCGTCACAACACG GTTTCCCTAATCAATACTGA
- the sec31b gene encoding protein transport protein Sec31A isoform X1, protein MRLKEIQRTAHQAWSPAEHHPIHLALGTSAQQLDASFNTTAALEIFETDFSDPCLDMKLKGSLPTANRLHSIVWVNFGMGADGIGGRLVAGSENGALTIYNPEEIMNSGPDTVVGQSDKHTGPVRALDFNPFQSNLLASGANDSEIYIWDLNNLGSPMTPGAKSQPAEDISVVSWNRQVQHILASASPSGKAVVWDLRKNEPIIKISDHSNRMHCSGMLWHPDVATQLVLASEDDRLPVIQMWDLRFATSPLKVFENHTRGILSISWSQADSELLLSSAKDNRILCWNPNTGEVIYELPTTNQWCFDVQWCPRNPALLSTASFDGRITVYSVMGGSLKAQQQSTADKISSSFDSMDPFGTGQVLPPLQVPQPAAQDTIVPPLKKPPKWVRRPVGASFAFGGKLITFENPKMPPVQSPQPVPRQVFMSQVTTETEFLQRSRELQAALQAGSFNNYCQAKIQNAKSDAEQDIWKFLLVNFEEEARIKFLRLLGFNKDDLERKISKCLGKSFQPNGHGVDAKDLAEKMQRLSTERSDEFAGVDARTSGSVSPADFFTQTPKETSNFQIPVSCDTDGLISQALLVGNFEGAVDLCLNDGRYAEAILLSISGGEELLKKTQQKYLSKQKNSISMLISSVVTQNWRDIVQSCELDNWKEALAALLTYAHPEDFARLCDTLGGRLEHEGTEKRCLQACLCYICSGNVEKLVECWALHRDCSSPLGLEDLVEKVMMLRKSIERLRNSEVEVQSPILAEKLTCYAGILAAEGSLSTAMTYLPENSEQSGIMMLRDRLFHAQEEAAVRQQPPNSFNRVDVSTAKPAPAAQPPAPKTQIMGQYQPSAPSQVAPQNPMASFFTPNAAPISTGPGLPPSSHIQPPGAARPARRPSYPQHPPPAPGFLPHQPFQPQPMSMGGPSSFPPPGPSMPAAGLSGPPLPPSSSAPGGLPPMPSPGVPPTAFMPSTSLPSNFMPTSSQPGAPVPMYPGGPHNQGPVSPMTSGPYAPLGSGYPQGGPGAPAAKPFPAPTLAPPPTGHFPWLYSQCDLEGFQEGWNDPPAVRGGPRKKKIPDNYTPPAPITAPVMGYPVEAPQPHDHAQVPPGAPQEPSVQLLQQMPTERVEQKEIPAEHMVLKSTFDSLVHRCQLAAGDPQTKRKLDDAGKRLGILYDKLREQSLSHNILNGLHEISRCVASQNYQRGLEVHTQVVSSSNFSEISGFMPILKVLMTIANKLGV, encoded by the exons ATGAGGCTGAAGGAGATCCAGAGGACTGCCCACCAGGCATGGAGTCCTGCAGAGCACCATCCCATCCACCTGGCCTTAGGGACATCCGCCCAACAGTTGGATGCCTCTTTCAACACCACCGCTGCCCTGGAGATATTTGAGACAGACTTTTCTGACCCCTGTCTTGACATGAAGCTGAAAGGATCATTACCCACTGCAAACAG GTTGCACAGCATCGTGTGGGTGAACTTTGGAATGGGAGCAGATGGTATTGGAGGAAGACTGGTTGCAGGCAGTGAAAATGGCGCATTGACAATATATAATCCAGAGGAAATAATGAACTCCGGACCGGATACAGTTGTGGGAcagtctgacaaacacacaggaccCGTTCGAGCTCTTGATTTCAACCCTTTTCAG AGTAATCTGCTCGCATCAGGAGCGAACGATTCAGAGATATACATCTGGGATCTAAACAACCTGGGCAGTCCAATGACACCCGGAGCAAAGTCACAG CCTGCTGAAGACATCAGTGTAGTGTCCTGGAACAGGCAGGTTCAGCACATCCTGGCCTCTGCCAGCCCCAGTGGGAAAGCAGTTGTGTGGGACCTGAGAAAGAACGAGCCCATCATCAAGATCAGTGACCACAGCAACAGG ATGCACTGTTCAGGAATGCTCTGGCACCCGGATGTAGCCACTCAATTGGTGCTGGCCTCTGAGGATGACCGACTGCCAGTCATCCAGATGTGGGACCTCCGTTTTGCAACATCACCCCTCAAAGTCTTTGAGAACCACACAAG GGGAATTCTATCCATATCCTGGAGCCAAGCCGACTCCGAGCTCTTGCTGAGTAGTGCTAAAGACAACCGGATCCTCTGCTGGAATCCAAACACTGGAGAG GTCATTTACGAGCTCCCAACAACAAACCAGTGGTGTTTTGACGTTCAGTGGTGCCCCAGAAATCCAGCCCTGCTTTCAACAGCATCATTTGATGGTAGAATCACCGTCTACTCAGTGATGGGCGGGAGTTTGAAGGCTCAGCAGCAAAGCACGGCTGATAAG ATATCCTCCTCATTTGATTCAATGGATCCCTTCGGTACAGGGCAGGTTCTGCCTCCCCTGCAGGTCCCTCAGCCTGCAGCGCAGGACACCATCGTTCCTCCTCTGAAAAAGCCACCGAAGTGGGTGCGCAGGCCAGTGGGAGCGTCCTTTGCT TTCGGTGGAAAGCTGATAACCTTTGAGAATCCCAAGATGCCTCCAGTGCAGAGCCCCCAGCCCGTCCCCAGGCAAGTGTTTATGAGCCAGGTTACCACGGAGACGGAGTTCCTCCAGCGCTCCAGGGAGCTGCAGGCAGCGCTGCAGGCGGGTTCGTTCAACAACTACTGCCAGGCCAAGATTCAGAACGCCAAGTCAGATGCTGAGCAGGACATATGGAAGTTCCTTCTG GTTAATTTTGAAGAGGAAGCTCGCATTAAATTCCTCAGACTCTTGGGTTTCAACAAAGATGACTTGGAAAGAAAG ATTTCAAAATGCCTGGGGAAGAGTTTTCAACCAAACGGTCATGGAGTTGACGCCAAAGATCTGGCAGAAAAGATGCAGCGGCTCTCCACCGAG AGATCTGATGAATTTGCAGGAGTTGATGCGAGAACATCAGGTTCTGTGTCACCAGCAGACTTTTTCACTCAGACCCCAAAGGAAACCTCCAACTTCCAGATCCCTGTATCATGTG ACACCGATGGGTTGATAAGCCAGGCGCTGCTGGTCGGAAACTTTGAGGGAGCTGtggatctgtgtctgaatgACGGTCGGTACGCTGAAGCCATCCTCCTCTCGATCAGCGGAGGAGAAGAACTGCTCAAGAAAACTCAGCAAAAATACCTAAGCAAGCAAAAGAACAGCATTTCAATG CTGATATCATCAGTAGTGACCCAGAACTGGAGAGACATAGTGCAGAGCTGTGAGTTGGACAACTGGAAGGAGGCTCTGGCTGCTCTCCTGACCTATGCTCACCCTGAAGACTTTGCCCGTCTGTGCG ATACGCTGGGAGGCCGGTTGGAACATGAAGGAACGGAGAAGCGTTGCCTGCAGGCCTGTCTGTGTTACATCTGCTCTGGGAACGTGGAGAAGCTGGTGGAGTGCTGGGCCTTGCATCGAGACTGCTCCTCCCCTCTTGGTTTAGAG GATCTGGTTGAGAAGGTCATGATGCTGCGGAAGTCAATCGAACGCCTCCGCAATAGCGAGGTGGAAGTCCAGAGCCCCATCCTGGCCGAGAAGCTGACCTGCTATGCCGGCATACTTGCTGCAGAGGGCAGTCTCTCCACCGCCATGACCTACCTGCCTGAGAACTCGGAGCAA TCTGGGATCATGATGCTGAGGGACAGGCTGTTCCATGCTCAGGAAGAAGCTGCCGTTCGACAGCAGCCTCCAAATTCCTTCAACAGAGTCGATGTGTCGACAGCCAAGCCGGCTCCTGCTGCTCAGCCTCCTGCACCCAAAACACAAATTATG ggTCAGTACCAGCCCTCTGCTCCTTCCCAAGTGGCGCCACAGAATCCTATGGCATCGTTTTTTACCCCAAACGCTGCTCCAATCAGCACTGGCCCTGGTCTGCCTCCTTCCTCTCATATACAGCCGCCCGGTGCAGCCCGCCCTGCCAGGAGGCCATCCTACCCACAACATCCGCCTCCGGCTCCAG GTTTCCTGCCTCACCAGCCATTCCAGCCTCAACCTATGTCCATGGGCGGACcctcttctttccctcctccagGTCCTTCTATGCCAGCTGCTGGCTTATCTGGACCTCCACTACCACCTTCGTCATCAGCCCCGGGAGGCCTCCCCCCCATGCCCAGCCCTGGGGTGCCACCAACAGCCTTCATGCCGTCTACCTCTTTACCCTCAAACTTCATGCCAACCAGCTCCCAGCCGGGAGCCCCAGTTCCCATGTACCCAGGGGGCCCACACAACCAGGGGCCAGTATCCCCCATGACCTCTGGTCCCTACGCTCCTCTTGGATCAGGGTATCCACAGGGAGGCCCCGGAGCTCCTGCTGCAAAGCCCTTCCCAGCCCCTACTCTTGCTCCTCCTCCTACAG GACATTTTCCGTGGCTGTATTCCCAGTGTGACCTTGAAG GATTTCAAGAAGGTTGGAATGATCCACCCGCTGTCCGAGGTGGACCTAGGAAGAAGAAG ATCCCTGATAACTACACTCCACCAGCACCCATCACAGCCCCTGTGATGGGATACCCAGTGGAGGCCCCTCAGCCTCACGACCACGCCCAAGTCCCCCCTGGAGCCCCCCAGGAGCCCAGCGTGCAG ctcctccagcaaaTGCCTACGGAGAGGGTGGAGCAGAAAGAAATCCCCGCTGAACACATGGTACTCAAATCCACCTTTGACAGCCTGGTGCATCGCTGTCAGCTCGCAGCAGGAGACCCT caaaCCAAAAGGAAACTTGATGATGCAGGCAAACGTTTGGGGATCCTCTATGACAAGCTGAGGGAGCAGTCG CTCTCTCACAACATCCTGAACGGGCTTCACGAGATCAGCCGCTGCGTGGCGAGCCAGAACTACCAGCGTGGCCTGGAGGTCCACACCCAGGtggtcagcagcagcaacttcaGTGAGATCTCTGGCTTCATGCCCATCCTCAAAGTGCTCATGACCATCGCCAACAAGCTGGGCGTCTAA
- the scd gene encoding acyl-CoA desaturase isoform X2, which yields MTEAEALEKKPLQQRRTSGSGSSAPPEPPREDTVDHTYKEKEGPKPPRVIVWRNVVLMTVLHLAAAYGVLLIPSASPLTLLWSVLCFVVSALGVTAGAHRLWSHRSYKASTPLKIFLSLANSMAFQNDIYEWARDHRVHHKYSETDADPHNAVRGFFFSHIGWLMLRKHPDVIEKGRKLELTDLQADKVVMFQRNYYKLSVVLMCFFIPMFVPWYLWGESLWVAYFVPALLRYTLVLNSTWLVNSAAHMWGNRPYDQGINPRENKFVTFSAIGEGYHNYHHTFPYDYATSEFGCKLNLTTCFIDFMCFLGLAKDRKRVSNELILARAQRTGDGSHRSG from the exons ATGACGGAGGCGGAGGCTTTGGAGAAGAAGCCGCTGCAGCAGCGGCGCACGTCCGGCAGCGGGAGCAGCGCCCCCCCGGAGCCCCCCAGGGAAGACACCGTGGATCACACgtacaaagagaaagaggggcCCAAACCCCCCAGGGTCATCGTGTGGAGGAACGTCGTCCTGATGACCGTCCTGCATCTAGCCGCCGCGTACGGcgtcctcctcatcccctcAGCATCCCCCCTGACCTTGCTCTGGT CCgtactttgttttgttgtaaGTGCTCTGGGAGTAACTGCAGGAGCTCATCGCCTGTGGAGCCACAGATCCTACAAGGCCTCCACACCCCTCAAGATCTTTCTTAGTTTAGCTAACTCCATGGCATTTCAG AATGATATCTATGAATGGGCCCGGGACCACAGGGTTCACCACAAGTATTCAGAGACGGACGCGGATCCTCACAACGCCGTCCgaggcttcttcttctctcacatCGGCTGGTTGATGCTCCGCAAACACCCGGACGTCATCGAGAAGGGACGCAAGCTGGAGCTCACTGACCTGCAGGCCGACAAAGTCGTTATGTTTCAGAGAAA CTACTACAAGCTGTCAGTGGTGCTCATGTGCTTCTTCATCCCCATGTTCGTGCCGTGGTACCTGTGGGGGGAGTCCCTGTGGGTGGCCTACTTTGTCCCGGCGCTGCTGAGGTACACGCTGGTGCTGAACTCCACCTGGCTCGTGAACAGTGCCGCGCACATGTGGGGGAACAGGCCCTATGACCAGGGCATCAACCCCAGGGAAAACAAGTTTGTCACGTTCAGCGCTATAG GTGAAGGATATCACAACTACCACCACACGTTCCCCTATGACTATGCAACCAGCGAGTTCGGCTGCAAGTTGAACCTTACCACGTGTTTCATCGACTTCATGTGCTTCTTGGGTCTGGCCAAGGACCGCAAGAGAGTGTCCAACGAGCTGATCCTGGCGCGTGCGCAGCGCACCGGAGACGGGAGCCACCGGAGTGGCTAA
- the sec31b gene encoding protein transport protein Sec31A isoform X2, which produces MRLKEIQRTAHQAWSPAEHHPIHLALGTSAQQLDASFNTTAALEIFETDFSDPCLDMKLKGSLPTANRLHSIVWVNFGMGADGIGGRLVAGSENGALTIYNPEEIMNSGPDTVVGQSDKHTGPVRALDFNPFQSNLLASGANDSEIYIWDLNNLGSPMTPGAKSQPAEDISVVSWNRQVQHILASASPSGKAVVWDLRKNEPIIKISDHSNRMHCSGMLWHPDVATQLVLASEDDRLPVIQMWDLRFATSPLKVFENHTRGILSISWSQADSELLLSSAKDNRILCWNPNTGEVIYELPTTNQWCFDVQWCPRNPALLSTASFDGRITVYSVMGGSLKAQQQSTADKISSSFDSMDPFGTGQVLPPLQVPQPAAQDTIVPPLKKPPKWVRRPVGASFAFGGKLITFENPKMPPVQSPQPVPRQVFMSQVTTETEFLQRSRELQAALQAGSFNNYCQAKIQNAKSDAEQDIWKFLLVNFEEEARIKFLRLLGFNKDDLERKISKCLGKSFQPNGHGVDAKDLAEKMQRLSTERSDEFAGVDARTSGSVSPADFFTQTPKETSNFQIPVSCDTDGLISQALLVGNFEGAVDLCLNDGRYAEAILLSISGGEELLKKTQQKYLSKQKNSISMLISSVVTQNWRDIVQSCELDNWKEALAALLTYAHPEDFARLCDTLGGRLEHEGTEKRCLQACLCYICSGNVEKLVECWALHRDCSSPLGLEDLVEKVMMLRKSIERLRNSEVEVQSPILAEKLTCYAGILAAEGSLSTAMTYLPENSEQSGIMMLRDRLFHAQEEAAVRQQPPNSFNRVDVSTAKPAPAAQPPAPKTQIMGQYQPSAPSQVAPQNPMASFFTPNAAPISTGPGLPPSSHIQPPGAARPARRPSYPQHPPPAPGFLPHQPFQPQPMSMGGPSSFPPPGPSMPAAGLSGPPLPPSSSAPGGLPPMPSPGVPPTAFMPSTSLPSNFMPTSSQPGAPVPMYPGGPHNQGPVSPMTSGPYAPLGSGYPQGGPGAPAAKPFPAPTLAPPPTGFQEGWNDPPAVRGGPRKKKIPDNYTPPAPITAPVMGYPVEAPQPHDHAQVPPGAPQEPSVQLLQQMPTERVEQKEIPAEHMVLKSTFDSLVHRCQLAAGDPQTKRKLDDAGKRLGILYDKLREQSLSHNILNGLHEISRCVASQNYQRGLEVHTQVVSSSNFSEISGFMPILKVLMTIANKLGV; this is translated from the exons ATGAGGCTGAAGGAGATCCAGAGGACTGCCCACCAGGCATGGAGTCCTGCAGAGCACCATCCCATCCACCTGGCCTTAGGGACATCCGCCCAACAGTTGGATGCCTCTTTCAACACCACCGCTGCCCTGGAGATATTTGAGACAGACTTTTCTGACCCCTGTCTTGACATGAAGCTGAAAGGATCATTACCCACTGCAAACAG GTTGCACAGCATCGTGTGGGTGAACTTTGGAATGGGAGCAGATGGTATTGGAGGAAGACTGGTTGCAGGCAGTGAAAATGGCGCATTGACAATATATAATCCAGAGGAAATAATGAACTCCGGACCGGATACAGTTGTGGGAcagtctgacaaacacacaggaccCGTTCGAGCTCTTGATTTCAACCCTTTTCAG AGTAATCTGCTCGCATCAGGAGCGAACGATTCAGAGATATACATCTGGGATCTAAACAACCTGGGCAGTCCAATGACACCCGGAGCAAAGTCACAG CCTGCTGAAGACATCAGTGTAGTGTCCTGGAACAGGCAGGTTCAGCACATCCTGGCCTCTGCCAGCCCCAGTGGGAAAGCAGTTGTGTGGGACCTGAGAAAGAACGAGCCCATCATCAAGATCAGTGACCACAGCAACAGG ATGCACTGTTCAGGAATGCTCTGGCACCCGGATGTAGCCACTCAATTGGTGCTGGCCTCTGAGGATGACCGACTGCCAGTCATCCAGATGTGGGACCTCCGTTTTGCAACATCACCCCTCAAAGTCTTTGAGAACCACACAAG GGGAATTCTATCCATATCCTGGAGCCAAGCCGACTCCGAGCTCTTGCTGAGTAGTGCTAAAGACAACCGGATCCTCTGCTGGAATCCAAACACTGGAGAG GTCATTTACGAGCTCCCAACAACAAACCAGTGGTGTTTTGACGTTCAGTGGTGCCCCAGAAATCCAGCCCTGCTTTCAACAGCATCATTTGATGGTAGAATCACCGTCTACTCAGTGATGGGCGGGAGTTTGAAGGCTCAGCAGCAAAGCACGGCTGATAAG ATATCCTCCTCATTTGATTCAATGGATCCCTTCGGTACAGGGCAGGTTCTGCCTCCCCTGCAGGTCCCTCAGCCTGCAGCGCAGGACACCATCGTTCCTCCTCTGAAAAAGCCACCGAAGTGGGTGCGCAGGCCAGTGGGAGCGTCCTTTGCT TTCGGTGGAAAGCTGATAACCTTTGAGAATCCCAAGATGCCTCCAGTGCAGAGCCCCCAGCCCGTCCCCAGGCAAGTGTTTATGAGCCAGGTTACCACGGAGACGGAGTTCCTCCAGCGCTCCAGGGAGCTGCAGGCAGCGCTGCAGGCGGGTTCGTTCAACAACTACTGCCAGGCCAAGATTCAGAACGCCAAGTCAGATGCTGAGCAGGACATATGGAAGTTCCTTCTG GTTAATTTTGAAGAGGAAGCTCGCATTAAATTCCTCAGACTCTTGGGTTTCAACAAAGATGACTTGGAAAGAAAG ATTTCAAAATGCCTGGGGAAGAGTTTTCAACCAAACGGTCATGGAGTTGACGCCAAAGATCTGGCAGAAAAGATGCAGCGGCTCTCCACCGAG AGATCTGATGAATTTGCAGGAGTTGATGCGAGAACATCAGGTTCTGTGTCACCAGCAGACTTTTTCACTCAGACCCCAAAGGAAACCTCCAACTTCCAGATCCCTGTATCATGTG ACACCGATGGGTTGATAAGCCAGGCGCTGCTGGTCGGAAACTTTGAGGGAGCTGtggatctgtgtctgaatgACGGTCGGTACGCTGAAGCCATCCTCCTCTCGATCAGCGGAGGAGAAGAACTGCTCAAGAAAACTCAGCAAAAATACCTAAGCAAGCAAAAGAACAGCATTTCAATG CTGATATCATCAGTAGTGACCCAGAACTGGAGAGACATAGTGCAGAGCTGTGAGTTGGACAACTGGAAGGAGGCTCTGGCTGCTCTCCTGACCTATGCTCACCCTGAAGACTTTGCCCGTCTGTGCG ATACGCTGGGAGGCCGGTTGGAACATGAAGGAACGGAGAAGCGTTGCCTGCAGGCCTGTCTGTGTTACATCTGCTCTGGGAACGTGGAGAAGCTGGTGGAGTGCTGGGCCTTGCATCGAGACTGCTCCTCCCCTCTTGGTTTAGAG GATCTGGTTGAGAAGGTCATGATGCTGCGGAAGTCAATCGAACGCCTCCGCAATAGCGAGGTGGAAGTCCAGAGCCCCATCCTGGCCGAGAAGCTGACCTGCTATGCCGGCATACTTGCTGCAGAGGGCAGTCTCTCCACCGCCATGACCTACCTGCCTGAGAACTCGGAGCAA TCTGGGATCATGATGCTGAGGGACAGGCTGTTCCATGCTCAGGAAGAAGCTGCCGTTCGACAGCAGCCTCCAAATTCCTTCAACAGAGTCGATGTGTCGACAGCCAAGCCGGCTCCTGCTGCTCAGCCTCCTGCACCCAAAACACAAATTATG ggTCAGTACCAGCCCTCTGCTCCTTCCCAAGTGGCGCCACAGAATCCTATGGCATCGTTTTTTACCCCAAACGCTGCTCCAATCAGCACTGGCCCTGGTCTGCCTCCTTCCTCTCATATACAGCCGCCCGGTGCAGCCCGCCCTGCCAGGAGGCCATCCTACCCACAACATCCGCCTCCGGCTCCAG GTTTCCTGCCTCACCAGCCATTCCAGCCTCAACCTATGTCCATGGGCGGACcctcttctttccctcctccagGTCCTTCTATGCCAGCTGCTGGCTTATCTGGACCTCCACTACCACCTTCGTCATCAGCCCCGGGAGGCCTCCCCCCCATGCCCAGCCCTGGGGTGCCACCAACAGCCTTCATGCCGTCTACCTCTTTACCCTCAAACTTCATGCCAACCAGCTCCCAGCCGGGAGCCCCAGTTCCCATGTACCCAGGGGGCCCACACAACCAGGGGCCAGTATCCCCCATGACCTCTGGTCCCTACGCTCCTCTTGGATCAGGGTATCCACAGGGAGGCCCCGGAGCTCCTGCTGCAAAGCCCTTCCCAGCCCCTACTCTTGCTCCTCCTCCTACAG GATTTCAAGAAGGTTGGAATGATCCACCCGCTGTCCGAGGTGGACCTAGGAAGAAGAAG ATCCCTGATAACTACACTCCACCAGCACCCATCACAGCCCCTGTGATGGGATACCCAGTGGAGGCCCCTCAGCCTCACGACCACGCCCAAGTCCCCCCTGGAGCCCCCCAGGAGCCCAGCGTGCAG ctcctccagcaaaTGCCTACGGAGAGGGTGGAGCAGAAAGAAATCCCCGCTGAACACATGGTACTCAAATCCACCTTTGACAGCCTGGTGCATCGCTGTCAGCTCGCAGCAGGAGACCCT caaaCCAAAAGGAAACTTGATGATGCAGGCAAACGTTTGGGGATCCTCTATGACAAGCTGAGGGAGCAGTCG CTCTCTCACAACATCCTGAACGGGCTTCACGAGATCAGCCGCTGCGTGGCGAGCCAGAACTACCAGCGTGGCCTGGAGGTCCACACCCAGGtggtcagcagcagcaacttcaGTGAGATCTCTGGCTTCATGCCCATCCTCAAAGTGCTCATGACCATCGCCAACAAGCTGGGCGTCTAA
- the scd gene encoding acyl-CoA desaturase isoform X1: protein MNKRAAGAPRATRQAAPCPPFPPGEREKTHPHSSVVYRIATTAATMTEAEALEKKPLQQRRTSGSGSSAPPEPPREDTVDHTYKEKEGPKPPRVIVWRNVVLMTVLHLAAAYGVLLIPSASPLTLLWSVLCFVVSALGVTAGAHRLWSHRSYKASTPLKIFLSLANSMAFQNDIYEWARDHRVHHKYSETDADPHNAVRGFFFSHIGWLMLRKHPDVIEKGRKLELTDLQADKVVMFQRNYYKLSVVLMCFFIPMFVPWYLWGESLWVAYFVPALLRYTLVLNSTWLVNSAAHMWGNRPYDQGINPRENKFVTFSAIGEGYHNYHHTFPYDYATSEFGCKLNLTTCFIDFMCFLGLAKDRKRVSNELILARAQRTGDGSHRSG from the exons ATGAATAAAAG agctgctggagctccGCGTGCAACTCGCCAGGCCGCCCCGTGTCCGCCGTTCCCTCCcggtgaaagagagaaaacgcATCCCCACTCGTCTGTCGTCTATCG CATCGCCACAACCGCAGCCACGATGACGGAGGCGGAGGCTTTGGAGAAGAAGCCGCTGCAGCAGCGGCGCACGTCCGGCAGCGGGAGCAGCGCCCCCCCGGAGCCCCCCAGGGAAGACACCGTGGATCACACgtacaaagagaaagaggggcCCAAACCCCCCAGGGTCATCGTGTGGAGGAACGTCGTCCTGATGACCGTCCTGCATCTAGCCGCCGCGTACGGcgtcctcctcatcccctcAGCATCCCCCCTGACCTTGCTCTGGT CCgtactttgttttgttgtaaGTGCTCTGGGAGTAACTGCAGGAGCTCATCGCCTGTGGAGCCACAGATCCTACAAGGCCTCCACACCCCTCAAGATCTTTCTTAGTTTAGCTAACTCCATGGCATTTCAG AATGATATCTATGAATGGGCCCGGGACCACAGGGTTCACCACAAGTATTCAGAGACGGACGCGGATCCTCACAACGCCGTCCgaggcttcttcttctctcacatCGGCTGGTTGATGCTCCGCAAACACCCGGACGTCATCGAGAAGGGACGCAAGCTGGAGCTCACTGACCTGCAGGCCGACAAAGTCGTTATGTTTCAGAGAAA CTACTACAAGCTGTCAGTGGTGCTCATGTGCTTCTTCATCCCCATGTTCGTGCCGTGGTACCTGTGGGGGGAGTCCCTGTGGGTGGCCTACTTTGTCCCGGCGCTGCTGAGGTACACGCTGGTGCTGAACTCCACCTGGCTCGTGAACAGTGCCGCGCACATGTGGGGGAACAGGCCCTATGACCAGGGCATCAACCCCAGGGAAAACAAGTTTGTCACGTTCAGCGCTATAG GTGAAGGATATCACAACTACCACCACACGTTCCCCTATGACTATGCAACCAGCGAGTTCGGCTGCAAGTTGAACCTTACCACGTGTTTCATCGACTTCATGTGCTTCTTGGGTCTGGCCAAGGACCGCAAGAGAGTGTCCAACGAGCTGATCCTGGCGCGTGCGCAGCGCACCGGAGACGGGAGCCACCGGAGTGGCTAA